One segment of Labrus mixtus chromosome 10, fLabMix1.1, whole genome shotgun sequence DNA contains the following:
- the LOC132981730 gene encoding zinc finger protein 185-like codes for MQDCPLFCSLEDTQTQTVTTITTIRETHGEPEPAMDRYDTYSRTVIEEEQRVQTPEPETKKGFVYLKEYVNSSELSLHNARDTADGGSDYLTSRSANYSYSSPPSVSLSSTCNYCGKLVGNDAKISIEHLNVNCHPACFKCAVCDKPMGDLLFSMFLHEGKVHCESCYSRALD; via the exons ATGCAGGATTGTCCTCTGTTTTGCAGCCTcgaggacacacagacacagacagtcacAACCATCACCACTATCAG GGAGACACACGGTGAGCCAGAGCCCGCTATGGATCG TTATGACACCTATTCCAGGACTGTGATAGAGGAAGAGCAGCGTGTCCAAACACCAGAACCCGAGACAAAAAA GGGGTTTGTGTATTTGAAGGAGTACGTGAATTCATCAGAGCTGTCCCTGCATAATGCCAGAGACACAGCCGACGG TGGGTCAGATTATTTGACATCAAGATCTGCAAATTACTCGTACAGCAGCCCCCCGAG CGTCTCGCTGTCATCCACCTGTAACTACTGTGGAAAGCTGGTCGGCAACGATGCCAAGATCTCCATCGAGCACCTCAATGTCAACTGCCACCCTGCCTGCTTCAAG TGTGCCGTCTGTGATAAGCCAATGGGAGACCTTCTCTTCAGCATGTTCCTACACGAAGGGAAAGTCCACTGCGAGAGCTGCTACTCCAGAGCCCTTGACTGA